One genomic region from Nostoc sphaeroides encodes:
- a CDS encoding PAS domain S-box protein, translating to MTIVFFVEDSAEDRVLYRRFLERDDRYTYNIYEFESGNKALQECLGKIPDVILLDYRLPDLDGLEFITKLQRQTFSSQISVIMLTGQGDETIAVQAIKSGAHDYLVKGKLTCENLRRAVHGAIKHKQLIQQQEQQKLLGAIALDIRQSLNLQDILATSVQKVRQLLDADRVLLYQFTPQLRGSVVAESVLPQWTPILGVEIEDTCFQENQVEEYCRGKIWAATNIYEVGLSDCHINLLERFQVKANLVVPILLENKGSPRLELWGLFIVHQCSAPRQWQTFEVELLKQLTVQLAIAIQQAQLYHNLQTLNTELEAKVQERTAKLQESDRRFRAIFDNTFQFTGLLTPDGILLEVNQTALSFGGLKLEDVINRPFWEAHWWTISPQIKEKLKQAIAHAAQGEFVRYEVDVLGANNRVATIDFSLRPLQNEMGQIVLLIPEGRDITDFKRTEETLRQSEERWQLAIAGTNEAIWDWDISTNQTFRSERWFTILGYEPNELSNGDDEWSIRIHSDDYTRVMAAQKAYLLGQVADYNVEYRLRCKDGSYRWVRSRAKAIWNEQGNPVRLVGSLGDISERQQAEEKLRESEERLQLALEASGDGLWDWNILTGDVYYSPLYLEMLEYSFDELPQDVSTWKRLVHPEDLPWVEKILADHLKNNLLPYKFHYRLRTKSGEYKWIANYGKVVMRDGQGNPLRMTGTHRDISDIYDELRLRKQTEADLARSEEQLRLTLEFNHIGIWDWNVKTNEVIWNNNHFRLLGLEPETLTASYQLWRDRVNLEDVDRIEQAVQDALAQHTNFQGEYRVIYPNGKVHWLIGKGRGIYNEAGEPVRMLGVIIDISDRKQAEAALQESEARFQAFMNNSPVLAWITDADGRVIYLNQSYLYTFKSVPEQVIGQSICDLYPDEIARQHFDRIQTVIQTNQLTEAIEVASRSDGTLGEFLVYKFPILGLSAQKLVGRVAIDITERKILERELAHKQKLLDTFINNAPVGITILDRELRYSLINEALAEINGIPAAAHLGKTPWEIVPDLAPKQEQVFQHVLRTGESILDLEISGETPKFPGVIRTWLASYFPIQSEADEPISMGIVVVEISDRKRAEQMLELQAVITRNMAEGICLIRATDSVFVYANPKFEQMFGYESGELIGQHVSIVNYGDEHNTPEDVNQAIRTAVLQHGEATYEVYNVKKDGTPFWCRANTSVFDHPEYGSVLVAVQQDITEHKQAEEKIKASLKEKEVLLKEIHHRVKNNLGIVSSLLQMQCRRTQDPLVTAILRDSQNRIASIALVHEKLYRSEDLADIDFAQYIPDLTTHLFDSYNVSSSQIQLKIQVDNASLDIETAIPCGLIINELVSNALKYAFVGNHRGEIEVKFYQESESTLALIIQDNGIGLPENFDSKKAQTLGITLVQGLVKQLRGKLEIDSHQGTQFKITFTNSRV from the coding sequence ATGACAATTGTCTTTTTTGTAGAAGACTCTGCTGAAGATAGAGTTTTGTATCGACGCTTCTTAGAGCGGGACGATCGCTATACATATAATATTTACGAATTTGAGTCTGGAAATAAGGCGCTACAAGAATGCCTTGGGAAAATACCCGATGTAATTTTGTTGGACTATCGATTACCAGATTTGGACGGGCTGGAATTTATCACTAAGCTACAGAGGCAAACTTTCAGCAGCCAAATTTCAGTAATTATGCTGACTGGACAGGGGGACGAAACCATCGCTGTCCAAGCAATCAAGAGTGGGGCGCATGATTATCTAGTCAAGGGAAAACTGACCTGTGAAAATTTACGGCGAGCGGTTCATGGGGCGATTAAACATAAACAGCTAATACAGCAGCAGGAACAACAAAAGTTACTAGGAGCGATCGCTCTTGATATTCGCCAATCCTTGAATCTTCAAGATATCCTCGCCACGAGTGTTCAAAAAGTTCGCCAGTTACTGGACGCTGATCGGGTATTACTGTATCAATTTACGCCTCAATTGCGGGGGAGCGTTGTAGCGGAATCGGTATTACCCCAATGGACACCAATCTTGGGAGTGGAGATCGAAGATACCTGTTTCCAGGAAAATCAGGTGGAAGAATATTGTCGGGGAAAAATTTGGGCAGCAACGAACATCTACGAAGTGGGTTTAAGTGATTGCCATATTAATCTTTTGGAACGGTTTCAGGTGAAGGCGAATTTAGTTGTCCCCATTTTGTTAGAGAACAAGGGGAGTCCAAGACTTGAACTTTGGGGGCTATTTATCGTGCATCAATGTTCTGCACCGCGCCAATGGCAGACATTTGAGGTGGAATTGCTCAAGCAACTGACGGTGCAACTAGCGATCGCTATTCAACAAGCCCAACTCTACCACAACCTGCAAACCCTCAACACCGAGCTAGAAGCCAAGGTACAAGAACGCACTGCCAAATTACAAGAAAGCGATCGCCGATTCCGGGCAATTTTCGATAACACTTTCCAATTCACAGGACTGCTAACGCCAGATGGTATTTTATTAGAGGTGAACCAGACTGCGCTCAGTTTTGGCGGACTGAAGCTTGAAGATGTGATTAATCGCCCTTTTTGGGAAGCACACTGGTGGACGATTTCACCTCAAATTAAAGAAAAATTAAAACAAGCGATCGCTCATGCGGCTCAAGGAGAATTTGTCCGCTATGAAGTTGATGTTCTCGGCGCAAATAACCGAGTAGCAACAATCGATTTTTCACTACGTCCGTTGCAAAACGAGATGGGTCAAATCGTTTTGTTGATTCCAGAAGGGCGAGATATCACCGACTTCAAGCGCACTGAAGAAACATTGCGCCAAAGTGAAGAACGTTGGCAATTAGCGATCGCAGGTACTAATGAAGCAATTTGGGATTGGGACATATCTACTAATCAAACCTTCCGGTCTGAGCGTTGGTTCACAATTTTGGGATATGAACCCAACGAACTTAGCAATGGCGATGATGAGTGGAGTATTCGCATTCATTCTGATGATTATACCAGAGTTATGGCTGCACAAAAAGCTTATTTGCTTGGGCAAGTTGCAGATTATAACGTTGAGTATCGTCTGCGGTGCAAGGATGGCAGTTATCGCTGGGTGCGATCGCGGGCTAAAGCGATCTGGAATGAGCAAGGAAATCCAGTGCGATTGGTCGGTTCACTTGGGGACATTAGCGAACGCCAACAAGCTGAGGAAAAACTTCGAGAAAGTGAGGAGAGATTACAATTAGCACTAGAAGCTTCTGGAGATGGTTTATGGGACTGGAATATTCTGACTGGAGATGTATATTACAGCCCCCTCTATTTAGAAATGCTTGAATACAGTTTCGATGAACTTCCACAGGATGTTAGTACCTGGAAGCGATTAGTTCATCCAGAGGATCTGCCTTGGGTTGAGAAAATCTTGGCAGATCACTTAAAGAATAATTTACTACCCTACAAATTTCACTATCGACTCCGAACTAAGTCGGGCGAATACAAATGGATTGCCAACTACGGCAAAGTAGTAATGCGAGATGGACAGGGTAATCCTTTGCGGATGACCGGTACTCATCGGGATATCAGCGATATCTACGATGAGCTTCGCTTACGCAAACAAACCGAAGCAGACTTAGCCAGAAGTGAAGAACAACTCAGACTAACGTTAGAATTTAACCACATCGGTATCTGGGATTGGAATGTTAAAACAAATGAAGTTATCTGGAACAACAACCATTTTCGTTTGTTAGGTTTAGAGCCAGAAACATTAACAGCCAGCTATCAGCTATGGCGCGATCGTGTTAATTTAGAGGATGTTGACCGAATTGAACAAGCTGTACAAGATGCCCTAGCACAACATACTAATTTTCAAGGTGAATATCGAGTGATTTATCCCAATGGTAAGGTTCACTGGCTGATTGGGAAAGGGCGCGGCATTTACAACGAAGCAGGCGAACCTGTTCGGATGTTAGGGGTAATTATTGATATTAGCGATCGCAAACAAGCAGAAGCAGCCCTGCAAGAAAGTGAAGCCCGGTTCCAGGCATTTATGAACAATAGCCCCGTGCTAGCTTGGATCACTGATGCGGACGGGCGTGTAATTTACTTAAACCAATCATACCTGTATACATTTAAATCAGTACCCGAACAGGTGATTGGACAATCCATTTGTGACCTCTATCCAGATGAAATTGCTCGGCAGCATTTTGATCGCATTCAGACAGTTATACAGACAAATCAGCTAACTGAGGCGATCGAAGTTGCTTCCCGATCAGATGGCACCCTTGGAGAGTTCTTAGTATATAAGTTCCCGATTCTGGGATTGTCTGCACAAAAGCTAGTGGGTAGGGTGGCGATCGATATCACAGAACGGAAGATTTTGGAGCGAGAACTGGCTCACAAGCAAAAGTTATTGGATACTTTCATCAATAACGCACCTGTTGGTATAACCATTCTGGATCGGGAACTGCGTTACTCATTGATTAATGAAGCATTAGCAGAAATTAATGGTATTCCCGCAGCCGCCCATCTTGGCAAGACACCGTGGGAAATTGTCCCTGATTTGGCACCGAAACAGGAGCAAGTTTTTCAACATGTTTTGAGAACGGGTGAATCGATTTTGGATTTGGAAATCAGTGGAGAAACCCCAAAATTCCCTGGTGTAATCAGGACTTGGTTAGCTTCCTACTTTCCGATTCAGTCTGAAGCGGATGAACCCATTAGCATGGGCATTGTGGTAGTTGAAATCAGCGATCGCAAACGCGCTGAACAAATGTTAGAACTACAAGCAGTGATTACCCGCAATATGGCAGAGGGAATTTGCCTAATTCGTGCCACAGATAGCGTATTTGTCTACGCCAATCCTAAATTTGAGCAGATGTTTGGCTATGAATCTGGTGAATTAATCGGTCAGCATGTATCGATTGTCAACTACGGTGATGAACATAATACACCTGAAGATGTGAATCAGGCAATTAGGACTGCTGTCTTGCAACACGGTGAGGCCACTTATGAAGTTTATAATGTTAAAAAAGATGGCACTCCGTTCTGGTGTAGAGCGAACACTTCGGTTTTTGATCATCCTGAGTATGGAAGCGTCCTTGTCGCTGTTCAACAAGATATCACTGAGCATAAACAAGCAGAGGAAAAAATTAAAGCCTCTTTAAAAGAAAAGGAGGTATTACTTAAAGAAATTCATCATCGGGTTAAAAACAATTTAGGAATTGTCAGCAGTTTGCTGCAAATGCAGTGCAGACGTACACAAGATCCTCTGGTGACAGCTATTTTGCGCGATAGCCAAAACCGCATTGCCTCCATTGCCTTGGTTCATGAAAAGTTATACCGCTCTGAAGACCTCGCTGATATTGATTTCGCTCAATACATTCCAGATTTAACAACTCATTTATTTGATTCTTATAACGTCAGTTCTAGCCAGATTCAACTGAAGATTCAAGTTGATAATGCTAGCCTCGACATCGAAACCGCCATTCCCTGTGGTTTAATTATCAATGAACTGGTTTCCAATGCTTTGAAATACGCCTTTGTTGGTAATCATAGAGGAGAAATTGAGGTTAAATTTTATCAAGAATCCGAGTCTACTTTGGCACTCATTATTCAAGATAATGGCATTGGCTTACCTGAAAATTTTGATAGCAAGAAAGCTCAAACACTCGGCATAACCCTTGTCCAAGGTTTAGTCAAGCAACTCAGGGGAAAGCTCGAAATTGACTCTCACCAAGGAACACAGTTCAAAATCACTTTTACAAACAGCCGGGTATGA
- the ldpA gene encoding circadian clock protein LdpA, with the protein MTDLFAPLQSLKLGDWFKLICGASFQHLPAVRSLTLAYTLAGADCIDVAADPAVIAAAQAGLEVAKTLATDAQKRGFGYKGNSPFLMVSLNDGEDPHFRKAEFNPTECPTDCPRPCERICPAQAIVFNNVKENFSGVISEKCYGCGRCIPVCPYGIIDTASYMSTPEAIAPLVMSTGVDAVEIHTKVGRLTEFEQLWQAISPWADQLKLLAISCPDGEGMIDYLKAVYDLIAPLKSALIWQTDGRPMSGDIGDGTTIASVKLGQKVLAAKLPGYVQLAGGTNSYTVAKLKAMGLLKEAREQGEGSKGENFSPLPPAPCPSASIAGVAYGSYARLLLSPILEQLENKEVNNTNVQANLHLEENDVLLWQAVKLAHSLVSQIKSQQER; encoded by the coding sequence GTGACTGATCTGTTCGCCCCTTTACAATCTCTAAAACTTGGTGACTGGTTCAAGCTGATCTGCGGAGCCAGCTTCCAGCATTTACCGGCAGTCAGAAGTTTAACGTTAGCCTATACTTTGGCGGGCGCTGACTGCATAGATGTTGCAGCTGATCCAGCAGTGATTGCAGCAGCACAAGCAGGGCTAGAAGTAGCTAAAACTCTGGCTACGGATGCCCAAAAGCGAGGCTTTGGCTACAAAGGCAACTCACCCTTTTTGATGGTAAGCCTGAACGATGGAGAAGATCCCCATTTTCGGAAAGCAGAATTTAATCCTACTGAGTGTCCTACAGACTGCCCTAGACCCTGTGAACGGATTTGTCCGGCACAAGCGATCGTGTTTAACAATGTAAAAGAAAACTTTTCGGGAGTAATATCAGAAAAGTGCTATGGCTGCGGTCGTTGTATACCAGTTTGTCCTTATGGTATAATTGATACAGCTTCATATATGTCAACGCCGGAAGCGATCGCGCCATTGGTAATGTCAACGGGAGTAGATGCCGTAGAAATCCATACGAAAGTTGGGCGGTTGACAGAATTTGAGCAATTATGGCAGGCAATTTCACCGTGGGCGGATCAATTAAAGCTACTAGCTATCAGCTGTCCCGATGGCGAGGGGATGATTGACTACCTAAAAGCAGTATATGACCTGATTGCCCCACTCAAGAGTGCTTTAATTTGGCAAACCGACGGCCGTCCCATGAGTGGTGATATTGGCGATGGCACCACAATAGCGTCGGTGAAATTAGGGCAAAAAGTTTTGGCAGCTAAGTTACCGGGATATGTGCAGTTAGCAGGCGGCACAAATAGCTATACCGTTGCTAAGTTAAAGGCGATGGGACTACTCAAAGAGGCAAGGGAGCAGGGAGAAGGGAGCAAGGGGGAAAACTTTTCTCCTCTGCCCCCTGCCCCCTGCCCCTCTGCCTCCATCGCTGGGGTCGCCTACGGTAGCTACGCCCGCCTACTATTGTCACCAATTCTGGAACAGTTAGAGAATAAGGAGGTAAATAACACCAATGTGCAAGCAAATCTTCACCTTGAAGAAAATGACGTATTACTTTGGCAAGCTGTAAAACTTGCCCATTCTCTCGTTTCCCAGATCAAGTCACAGCAGGAGCGTTAA
- a CDS encoding R3H domain-containing nucleic acid-binding protein — translation MTITDDLQKLLDILPQDLQQVLESHPKRDSLVEVVLDLGRRPEARFPNQAEYLSEIPVTQEQIDDCIQRVGIFGGDNRAGIEQTLHRISAIRNRTGKIIGLTCRVGRAVFGTIGMIRDLVETGKSILMLGRPGVGKTTALREIARVLADELHKRVVIIDTSNEIAGDGDVAHPAIGRARRMQVAHPDQQHQVMIEAVENHMPEVIVIDEIGTELEALAARTIAERGVQLVGTAHGNQIENLIKNPTLADLVGGIQAVTLGDDEARRRGSQKTVLERKAPPTFEIAVEMLERQRWTVHESVADTVDNLLRGRQATPQTRTVDDQGKIAVTRQLAVVNGRGGQLATVEESFPPARPSNGWRSSGQMVALPQLPVERVTGRSEFDRLLDESFNYSESIDLDAATRVPGPNGEDLPLHVYPYGVSRHQLEQVISVLTLPVVLTKDIDSADAILALRSHVKNHAKLRQMAKARHVPIHMIKSSTIPQITRGLRRLLNMDDPEMADDLELQLFLHNGSDDEMDALEEARLAVEQIVIPKGQPVELLPRSPQVRKMQHELVEHYRLKSHSFGEEPNRRLRIYPA, via the coding sequence ATGACGATTACAGACGATCTCCAAAAGTTATTAGACATTTTGCCCCAAGACCTGCAACAAGTACTAGAGAGTCATCCTAAACGAGATAGTTTAGTAGAAGTGGTCTTGGATTTGGGTCGTCGCCCAGAGGCTCGCTTTCCTAATCAAGCTGAGTATCTGAGCGAAATACCCGTTACTCAAGAACAAATAGATGATTGCATTCAACGAGTTGGAATCTTTGGCGGAGATAATCGAGCAGGAATTGAGCAAACTTTACATCGGATCAGTGCCATCCGCAACCGCACGGGTAAGATTATTGGCTTGACCTGTCGCGTTGGTCGAGCGGTATTCGGAACCATTGGCATGATCCGCGATTTGGTAGAAACTGGTAAATCGATTCTCATGCTGGGGCGTCCAGGCGTGGGCAAAACTACTGCCTTACGGGAAATTGCCCGTGTTTTGGCGGATGAGTTGCATAAACGAGTGGTGATTATTGACACCTCCAACGAAATAGCTGGGGATGGTGATGTTGCCCATCCCGCCATTGGTCGCGCTCGGCGGATGCAAGTGGCTCATCCAGATCAACAGCATCAGGTGATGATTGAAGCAGTGGAAAACCACATGCCAGAAGTCATCGTCATTGATGAAATTGGCACGGAACTGGAAGCTTTAGCGGCTCGTACCATTGCAGAACGGGGTGTACAGTTGGTAGGTACTGCCCACGGGAATCAGATCGAAAATCTGATTAAAAACCCCACCCTAGCTGATTTAGTTGGGGGTATCCAAGCTGTGACGCTGGGAGACGACGAAGCCAGACGGCGAGGTTCTCAAAAAACGGTTTTGGAGCGGAAAGCCCCTCCTACATTTGAAATTGCTGTGGAAATGTTGGAGCGCCAACGCTGGACAGTACACGAAAGTGTTGCTGACACAGTAGATAATTTGCTGCGGGGGCGTCAGGCTACCCCACAAACGAGAACCGTTGATGACCAGGGCAAAATCGCTGTTACAAGGCAGTTAGCTGTTGTCAACGGTCGCGGTGGACAGCTAGCGACAGTAGAAGAATCTTTCCCACCGGCGCGACCATCTAATGGCTGGCGTTCATCTGGACAAATGGTAGCACTGCCGCAATTGCCTGTAGAGCGGGTAACTGGACGTAGTGAGTTTGATCGTTTGCTCGATGAATCCTTCAATTATTCTGAAAGCATTGATTTGGATGCTGCTACAAGAGTGCCAGGGCCCAATGGTGAAGATTTGCCTCTGCACGTTTACCCCTATGGTGTTAGTCGCCATCAACTAGAACAGGTAATTAGCGTGCTAACTTTGCCCGTGGTATTGACAAAAGATATAGATAGTGCTGATGCAATTTTAGCACTGCGATCGCACGTCAAAAACCACGCCAAATTACGCCAAATGGCCAAAGCCCGTCATGTACCCATCCACATGATTAAGTCCAGCACCATTCCCCAAATTACCCGTGGTTTGCGGCGGTTGCTGAACATGGACGATCCAGAAATGGCCGATGACCTAGAATTGCAACTATTTTTGCACAATGGTAGCGATGATGAGATGGATGCCTTGGAAGAAGCCAGACTTGCTGTTGAGCAAATTGTGATTCCGAAAGGACAGCCAGTGGAATTATTGCCGCGTTCTCCCCAAGTCCGCAAAATGCAGCATGAGTTGGTAGAACATTATCGCCTCAAGTCGCATAGTTTTGGTGAAGAACCAAATAGAAGATTACGGATTTATCCGGCGTAA
- a CDS encoding DUF262 domain-containing protein: MSRTINFQTISWFWDLYNRKLLELDPPYQRRSVWNQDYKDFFVDTVLNGYPAPAIFIYQEITPEGVSKVSIVDGKQRLSTLFEFAKNEFPVYEKATIARLRGKYFKDFDPEDKQNFWKYQFAIEYVPSSDEKIIGNIFDRINRNVIKLTPQELRHAKFNGDFITTVEELTSWMFDYLGGTFPTIDRKSKKQMKDVEMVAQLLLFLEEGVRAYSQEYLDKAFSDRDINWEVKEEIENQFRNTVKYIKEILDLSQDINLSKTRLKNQADFYSLFGAIAELNREMDNKFMINKDIGERINDFLKLVGDAELKNQSKDSLTEYQKNALDYYNAVKFSFTDAGTRKTRITIMKSVIQGNINL; this comes from the coding sequence ATGAGTAGGACAATTAACTTTCAAACTATTTCTTGGTTTTGGGATCTTTATAATAGAAAGCTCCTTGAGCTTGATCCACCTTATCAAAGACGTAGTGTTTGGAATCAAGATTATAAAGATTTTTTTGTTGATACTGTACTTAATGGCTATCCTGCGCCTGCAATATTTATCTATCAAGAGATTACTCCTGAAGGAGTATCTAAAGTTAGTATAGTTGATGGTAAACAAAGATTATCTACTTTGTTTGAATTTGCAAAAAATGAATTTCCTGTGTATGAAAAAGCTACGATTGCAAGATTACGTGGTAAATATTTCAAAGATTTCGATCCTGAAGATAAACAGAACTTTTGGAAATATCAGTTTGCTATAGAATATGTACCATCATCTGACGAAAAAATAATTGGTAATATATTTGATCGAATAAATCGTAATGTAATTAAATTAACCCCTCAGGAACTTCGTCATGCAAAGTTTAACGGAGATTTCATTACTACCGTAGAAGAATTAACTAGCTGGATGTTTGATTATTTAGGTGGAACTTTTCCAACAATTGACCGAAAATCCAAAAAACAAATGAAAGACGTTGAAATGGTAGCTCAACTATTACTATTTCTAGAAGAAGGTGTTAGAGCTTATAGTCAAGAATATCTTGATAAAGCATTTAGTGACCGAGATATTAACTGGGAAGTGAAAGAGGAAATCGAAAATCAGTTTCGTAATACTGTTAAATATATAAAAGAGATATTAGATTTATCACAAGATATAAATCTATCTAAAACCAGATTGAAAAACCAAGCTGATTTTTACTCTTTATTTGGTGCTATTGCTGAGTTAAATCGTGAAATGGATAATAAATTTATGATAAATAAAGATATTGGTGAAAGAATTAATGACTTTCTGAAATTAGTTGGAGATGCAGAATTAAAAAATCAGTCTAAAGATTCACTAACAGAATACCAAAAAAATGCACTAGACTATTATAACGCTGTTAAATTTTCATTTACAGATGCAGGAACAAGAAAAACTAGAATTACAATTATGAAATCGGTGATTCAGGGAAATATAAATTTATGA
- a CDS encoding helix-turn-helix transcriptional regulator, with amino-acid sequence MVAQAVNNVEIGKTLWITENSVKQALKRMFRKLEVANRTEIVARLRNIKIISK; translated from the coding sequence GTGGTAGCACAGGCGGTAAATAATGTCGAAATTGGTAAAACTTTGTGGATTACAGAAAATTCAGTTAAGCAAGCTTTGAAAAGGATGTTCCGCAAGTTGGAAGTTGCAAATCGTACTGAGATAGTGGCGCGGCTGCGTAATATAAAGATAATAAGTAAGTAA
- a CDS encoding Coenzyme F420 hydrogenase/dehydrogenase, beta subunit C-terminal domain, whose amino-acid sequence MTSVDSSKHKKARALKSTSRRPAKELCSECGLCDTYYIHYVKEACAFINQQIGELEEETHTRSRHLENPDELYFGVHQDMMAARKQQPIEGAQWTGIVSSIAIEMLNRGMVEGVVCVQNTKEDRFQPMPIIARTPEEILAARVNKPTLSPNLSVLEQVEKSGMKRLLVIGVGCQIQALRAVEKQLGLEKLYVLGTPCVDNVNRAGLQKFLETTSRSPDTVVHYEFMQDFRVHFKHQDGSSETVPFFGLKTNKLKDVFAPSCMSCFDYVNSLADLVVGYMGAPFGWQWIVVRNDTGKEMLDLVKDQLDTQPVTSKGNRKEAVQQSIPAYDKGVTLPMWAAKLMGVVIEKIGPKGLEYARFSIDSHFTRNYLYVKRNHPEKLEAHVPEFAKRIVGQYKLPE is encoded by the coding sequence ATGACTTCTGTTGATTCTAGCAAGCACAAAAAAGCCAGAGCCTTAAAATCTACCAGCCGCCGCCCTGCTAAAGAACTCTGTAGCGAGTGTGGACTATGCGATACATACTATATTCACTATGTCAAGGAAGCCTGTGCTTTTATTAATCAGCAGATAGGCGAACTTGAAGAAGAAACGCACACGCGATCGCGCCATCTCGAAAACCCCGATGAACTCTACTTTGGTGTTCACCAAGACATGATGGCGGCGCGGAAGCAACAGCCCATCGAAGGCGCACAATGGACGGGTATTGTTAGCAGCATCGCCATTGAAATGCTCAATCGCGGCATGGTTGAAGGTGTCGTCTGTGTGCAAAATACCAAAGAAGACCGCTTTCAACCCATGCCCATCATCGCCCGGACTCCAGAAGAAATACTAGCAGCGCGGGTAAATAAACCAACACTTTCCCCCAACCTTTCTGTGTTGGAACAAGTAGAAAAATCGGGAATGAAGCGGCTGTTGGTAATTGGTGTTGGTTGTCAAATCCAAGCGCTACGAGCCGTAGAAAAACAACTTGGCTTAGAAAAGCTGTATGTTTTGGGTACGCCCTGCGTAGATAATGTTAACCGCGCCGGACTGCAAAAATTCTTAGAAACCACCAGCCGATCGCCTGATACAGTTGTGCATTACGAATTTATGCAAGACTTCCGGGTTCACTTCAAACATCAGGATGGCTCATCAGAAACAGTGCCTTTCTTTGGCTTGAAGACTAACAAACTCAAAGATGTTTTTGCCCCATCTTGTATGAGTTGCTTTGATTACGTCAACTCCCTAGCCGATTTAGTCGTTGGCTACATGGGCGCACCCTTCGGCTGGCAATGGATTGTAGTTAGAAATGATACAGGTAAGGAAATGCTGGATTTGGTAAAAGACCAGTTAGATACTCAACCAGTAACGTCTAAAGGCAACCGGAAGGAAGCTGTACAGCAAAGTATTCCCGCTTACGATAAAGGCGTTACCCTCCCGATGTGGGCAGCAAAACTGATGGGTGTGGTGATCGAAAAAATCGGCCCCAAGGGTTTAGAATATGCGCGGTTTTCCATTGATTCTCACTTTACTCGGAATTATTTGTATGTAAAGCGAAATCATCCAGAGAAATTAGAAGCGCATGTTCCAGAGTTTGCCAAGCGGATTGTTGGGCAATATAAATTACCAGAATAA
- a CDS encoding type II toxin-antitoxin system HicB family antitoxin produces the protein MNLTIEIEQEHDGRFLAEVLGFPGVLAYGQTKEEAVARVQALALRVLADKLEHGEATHSSS, from the coding sequence ATGAACTTGACGATAGAGATTGAACAAGAACACGATGGACGCTTTTTGGCTGAAGTTCTTGGTTTTCCTGGTGTACTGGCTTATGGGCAGACAAAGGAAGAAGCTGTTGCAAGAGTTCAAGCATTAGCACTGCGTGTCTTAGCAGATAAGCTGGAACATGGGGAAGCAACGCATAGCAGCAGTTAG
- a CDS encoding PspA/IM30 family protein, which produces MGLYDQNQSSQDALRKLREGASHSRVAQEIAQRDYAKAQAEADKWEQEYQLAVQGSNQNLINQVKFQKERYQAIASRLKKLVGEQQPQVDAIKISLKSWEQKVSEAQNEVLSSKPSNSEFSPTFIKLEHEDIDVWVDDELQQLKALMLSPKPQEQTKAKKDRKVLLAEAINETKKAVNSAVANQEGIERDFEKAQKETKYWNEKVQDALKNNDDDLALQAVVNKKVQNKIVLILLTQLQQQQATVAVLRQNLMTLENFKKTLGSDTKL; this is translated from the coding sequence ATGGGACTTTACGACCAAAATCAATCGTCACAGGATGCGCTACGAAAGTTACGCGAAGGAGCAAGCCACTCCAGAGTAGCCCAAGAAATTGCTCAACGAGATTATGCGAAAGCTCAAGCAGAAGCTGATAAATGGGAACAAGAATATCAACTTGCTGTACAAGGAAGTAATCAGAATTTAATTAATCAAGTAAAATTCCAAAAGGAACGATACCAAGCAATTGCTAGTAGACTAAAAAAACTTGTAGGGGAGCAACAACCACAAGTAGACGCAATTAAAATTAGTTTGAAATCTTGGGAGCAAAAGGTTTCAGAAGCACAGAATGAGGTATTAAGTAGCAAGCCTAGTAACAGTGAGTTTTCACCGACATTCATTAAGCTTGAACATGAAGATATTGATGTGTGGGTTGATGATGAATTACAGCAACTTAAAGCATTAATGCTATCACCTAAACCTCAAGAGCAAACTAAAGCTAAAAAAGACAGAAAAGTGCTTTTAGCAGAGGCTATTAATGAGACAAAAAAAGCTGTCAACAGCGCTGTTGCTAATCAAGAAGGTATTGAGAGAGATTTTGAAAAAGCCCAGAAAGAAACTAAATACTGGAACGAAAAAGTTCAGGACGCTTTGAAAAACAATGATGATGATTTAGCCCTTCAAGCTGTAGTTAATAAAAAAGTTCAAAATAAAATTGTGCTTATTCTTCTAACTCAGCTTCAACAGCAGCAAGCAACAGTAGCTGTACTCAGACAAAATCTGATGACTCTAGAAAATTTCAAGAAAACATTAGGCAGTGACACAAAACTCTAA